Proteins found in one Channa argus isolate prfri chromosome 7, Channa argus male v1.0, whole genome shotgun sequence genomic segment:
- the scap gene encoding sterol regulatory element-binding protein cleavage-activating protein isoform X1, with protein MFPLVLGGQPKQSQTLPESRRERFVNHKSPLKLKKPRAAAFRGGRRPQARERTWSPISRSLDAPRRTIISRPILSNGRELTTPTRMTLRERLRERISAAFYRHGLLCASYPVPIILFTSASILTCCYPLLRLPLPGTGPVEFTTGVRDYTIPSHEPQGDLGERPDWYRGPPVAYIQQVLVKAAVSPWDSSLVPVDVFRSPLGQVFSLLEEIHNHVHSDSSGARSLETLCLQVTGLFPGLRRMQSVLPEHGCLLVSPGNYWQNQRELFDSDPDLLKTIQKHEPKGLHTSATLRDLLFGVPGKYTGVSHYNRKRVVTYTITIVLSSYDAKFLSSLQAHLTQLHPSANCSLRNDHMVHVHFKEEIGIAELIPLVTTYIILFAYIYFSTRKIDMVKSKWGLALAAVVTVLSSLLMSVGLCTLFGLTPTLNGGEIFPYLVVVIGLENVLVLTKSVVSTPVDLEVKLRIAQGLSNESWSIMKNMATELCIILIGYFTLVPAIQEFCLFAVVGLVSDFFLQMFFFTTVLSIDIRRMELADLNRRLPAEAGLPPPKPGVLRPREVPPPPRPSPHTITLQAPAFRNLRLPKRLRVVYFLARTRLAQRIIMAGTVIWIGILVYTDPAGIRTYLAAQVSEQSPLGDPGGGGLPPHLGVAPVFRSGDPTRTFNIHPAPDPTPLPENQSQGHHGSGRARTLPQASHAVPQITWGAEDEEGWRRLSFRHWPSLFSYYNITLAKRYISILPVIPVTLHLSPQKAIETRHPQDTRHPPPPIPKVSADLQTDLTLYKVAALGLAAGVLLVLLLFCLYRVLCPRNYGQNGIAHGRRRRGDLPCDDYGYSPPVSEISPLLLRGHSMDIECLASDGMLLASCCLAGQIRVWDAQTGDCLTVIPNHGLRRSSSSSGCWEQRDGWDSMSGATETEGLGCDGHDGSGSGDGLSEDESYPLRRRAAPARPTLFTDQPDLTPLIDTNFISQPPSHLSTPPRGGFYFGGLVERAYMEHEPPSPSAYPSPSSASSSPPSGAPLQRTLSLGDAVSPLTHERPYAVGTQATADWESSVWAMELRGNLIAAGRSSGKLELWDAVEGLLRCSNEDGVSGITALAFLNNRIVAARLNGSLDFFTVEINKPLGLLQFTAAPTLISCSDELTTLNKASPNKKTFYFFLCFFVFFCFWMLQIAMTHRINGGPGRGSLPPSPCYSSEDVISCQLTRSVQCAHQKPITVLRAAAGRVVTGSQDHTVRVYRLEDSCCLFTLQGHSGGITAIYIDQTMVLASGGQDGAICLWDVLTGSRVSLVYGHRGDVTSLVCTNSCVISSGLDDLICIWDRSTGIKLYSIQQEVGCGASLGVISESLLVTGGQGCVSFWDLNFGDLLQTVYLGQSSDGQGVRQLLVLDNAAIVCDFGSELSLVYVPSVLEKLD; from the exons TTATCCATTATTGAGGCTTCCCCTGCCTGGAACAGGTCCTGTGGAGTTCACCACAGGGGTGCGCGACTACACCATCCCTTCCCATGAGCCTCAGGGAGACCTCGGTGAACGTCCCGACTGG TACCGGGGTCCTCCAGTTGCCTACATCCAGCAGGTGTTGGTGAAGGCTGCAGTGTCACCTTGGGACAGCAGTCTGGTGCCGGTGGATGTTTTTAGGTCACCACTGGGCCAAGTCTTTAGCCTGCTAGAGGAAATTCACAACCATGTCCACTCTGACAG CTCTGGGGCTCGCAGTCTGGAGACGTTGTGTCTCCAGGTGACAGGCCTGTTTCCAGGGTTACGGCGGATGCAGTCCGTGCTGCCAGAGCACGGCTGCCTGCTCGTCTCTCCTGGCAACTACTGGCAGAACCAGCGGGAACTGTTCGACTCGGACCCTGACCTCCTCAAGACTATTCAGAAACATGAACCTAAAGGCCTGCACACGTCGGCCACGCTGCGAG accTGCTGTTTGGCGTCCCTGGGAAGTACACGGGGGTCAGCCACTACAACAGGAAGAGAGTGGTGACGTACACAATCACTATAGTGCTGTCCAGCTATGATGCAAA GTTTCTGAGCAGCCTGCAGGCACATCTGACACAGCTCCATCCATCAGCCAACTGCAGCCTGAGAAACGACCACATGGTTCATGTCCACTTCAAGGAGGAGATTGGCATCGCGGAGCTCATCCCCCTCGTCACCACATACATCATCCTCTTTGCCTACATCTACTTCTCCACAC GTAAGATTGACATGGTGAAGTCCAAGTGGGGCCTGGCACTGGCTGCTGTGGTCACTGTCCTCAGCTCACTGCTCATGTCTGTGGGACTGTGTACACTCTTTGGACTCACACCCACACTCAATGGAGG AGAGATTTTTCCTTATCTGGTGGTGGTAATCGGTCTGGAAAATGTCCTGGTCCTTACAAAGTCGGTGGTGTCCACCCCCGTAGACCTCGAGGTCAAACTGCGCATTGCTCAGG GCCTTAGTAATGAGAGCTGGTCTATCATGAAGAACATGGCGACTGAACTGTGTATCATCCTCATTGGATATTTCACTCTGGTGCCGGCAATTCAG GAGTTCtgtctgtttgctgttgtgGGGCTGGTGTCGGACTTCTTCCTCCAGATGTTCTTCTTCACCACAGTGCTGTCTATAGACATCCGCCGCATGGAG CTGGCGGACTTGAACCGCCGTCTGCCAGCCGAAGCAGGGCTTCCTCCACCCAAACCGGGTGTGCTCCGTCCACGTGAggtccccccacccccacgaCCCTCGCCCCACACAATCACCCTGCAGGCCCCGGCTTTCAGGAACCTCAGGCTTCCGAAGCGGCTGCGTGTCGTGTACTTCTTGGCCCGCACACGCCTGGCTCAGCGCATCATCATG GCTGGCACAGTGATTTGGATCGGCATCCTCGTCTATACTGACCCAGCTGGGATTCGCACCTACCTGGCTGCTCAGGTGTCTGAGCAAAGCCCTCTAGGGGACCCTGGAGGAGGCGGCCTGCCACCTCACCTAGGTGTGGCTCCTGTCTTCCGTAGTGGAGATCCTACACGCACCTTCAATATCCATCCTGCGCCAGATCCAACTCCCTTACCCGAGAACCAATCGCAAGGCCACCACGGCTCGGGCAGAGCAAGAACCCTGCCACAGGCCTCGCATGCTGTGCCTCAGATCACCTGGGGCGCAGAGGATGAGGAAGGCTGGAGGAGGCTCTCATTCAGGCATTGGCCGTCTTTGTTCAGCTACTACAACATTACTTTAGCCAAGAG GTACATCAGCATTTTACCAGTCATACCTGTCACCCTTCACCTGAGCCCCCAGAAGGCAATTGAGACTCGTCACCCCCAGGACACAAGACACCCTCCGCCACCGATCCCCAAAGTCTCTGCAGATTTACAGACAGACCTCACACTCTACAA GGTTGCAGCTTTAGGCCTGGCTGCAGGTGTGTTGTTGGTTCTGTTGCTCTTCTGTCTCTACCGCGTTCTCTGCCCACGCAACTACGGCCAGAACGGCATCGCTCACGGTCGCCGGCGCCGAGGGGATCTGCCGTGTGACGACTATGGTTACTCCCCTCCTGTCAGCGAGATCTCGCCGCTGCTGCTGCGGGGCCACAGTATG GACATCGAGTGCTTAGCCAGTGATGGGATGCTACTGGCAAGCTGCTGTCTGGCCGGCCAGATCCGGGTTTGGGACGCGCAGACAGGGGACTGTCTGACCGTCATCCCAAACCATGG GCTGAGAcggagcagcagcagtagcgGCTGCTGGGAGCAGCGCGATGGTTGGGACAGTATGAGCGGAGCTACGGAGACGGAGGGTTTGGGCTGTGACGGTCATGACGGCTCGGGCAGTGGTGACGGCCTATCAGAGGATGAAAGCTACCCGCTCAGACGCCGCGCAGCACCCGCCCGGCCAACTCTATTCACGGACCAGCCCGATCTCACCCCACTCATTGATACAAACTTCATCTCCCAACCCCCCTCTCATCTCTCCACGCCACCCAGAGGGGGGTTTTACTTTGGAGGTCTGGTGGAGCGTGCCTACATGGAGCACGAGCCCCCTTCCCCTTCTGCCTATCCCTCTCCTTCTTCAGCCTCCTCCTCACCCCCCTCAGGAGCTCCGCTCCAGAGAACACTCAGCTTAGGGGACGCCGTCTCCCCCTTAACACATGAGAGGCCCTACGCAGTAGGGACGCAGGCGACGGCAGACTGGGAAAGCTCTGTCTGGGCCATGGAGCTCAGAGGAAATCTGATAGCTGCCGGGAGGAGCAGCGGTAAACTGGAG CTGTGGGATGCAGTGGAAGGGTTGTTGCGCTGCAGTAATGAGGACGGTGTCTCTGGGATCACAGCTCTAGCCTTCCTCAACAACAG GATCGTAGCAGCTCGGCTGAATGGGTCTTTAGATTTCTTCACTGTCGAGATAAACAAGCCTCTGGGTTTGCTGCAGTTTACAG CTGCTCCTACATTGATAAGTTGTTCAGATGAACTAACCACCCTCAACAAAGCCAGtccaaacaaaaagacattttactttttcttgtgtttttttgtttttttttgtttttggatgttACAAATTGCCAtgacacacagaattaatg GTGGGCCTGGACGAGGTAGCCTGCCTCCTTCGCCATGTTACAGCAGCGAGGATGTGATCAGCTGCCAGCTCACGCGCTCTGTACAGTGCGCTCATCAGAAGCCAATCACGGTGCTGCGGGCGGCCGCCGGGAGGGTCGTCACCGGCAGCCAAGACCACACTGTCCGG GTGTATCGCCTGGAGGACTCCTGCTGCCTCTTCACCCTGCAGGGTCACTCCGGAGGGATCACAGCCATCTATATAGACCAA ACGATGGTTCTTGCGAGCGGGGGGCAGGACGGCGCCATCTGCTTGTGGGATGTCCTAACAGGGAGCCGGGTCAGCCTAGTTTATGGTCACCGAGGCGACGTCACCTCGCTCGTCTGCACCAACTCTTGTGTCATCAGCTCGGGCCTGGACGACCTCATCTGCATCTGGGACCGCAGCACTGGCATCAAGCTCTACTCGATACAGCAG GAGGTGGGTTGTGGGGCCAGTCTGGGAGTGATCTCAGAGTCTCTCCTGGTGACCGGGGGGCAGGGCTGCGTCTCCTTCTGGGACCTGAACTTTGGCGACCTGCTGCAGACGGTCTACCTGGGCCAGAGCAGCGACGGTCAGGGTGTCCGACAGCTGCTGGTGCTCGACAACGCCGCCATCGTTTGTGACTTTGGCAGTGAGCTCAGCCTGGTTTACGTACCCTCAGTCCTGGAGAAACTAGACTGA
- the scap gene encoding sterol regulatory element-binding protein cleavage-activating protein isoform X3, with the protein MFPLVLGGQPKQSQTLPESRRERFVNHKSPLKLKKPRAAAFRGGRRPQARERTWSPISRSLDAPRRTIISRPILSNGRELTTPTRMTLRERLRERISAAFYRHGLLCASYPVPIILFTSASILTCCYPLLRLPLPGTGPVEFTTGVRDYTIPSHEPQGDLGERPDWYRGPPVAYIQQVLVKAAVSPWDSSLVPVDVFRSPLGQVFSLLEEIHNHVHSDSSGARSLETLCLQVTGLFPGLRRMQSVLPEHGCLLVSPGNYWQNQRELFDSDPDLLKTIQKHEPKGLHTSATLRDLLFGVPGKYTGVSHYNRKRVVTYTITIVLSSYDAKFLSSLQAHLTQLHPSANCSLRNDHMVHVHFKEEIGIAELIPLVTTYIILFAYIYFSTRKIDMVKSKWGLALAAVVTVLSSLLMSVGLCTLFGLTPTLNGGEIFPYLVVVIGLENVLVLTKSVVSTPVDLEVKLRIAQGLSNESWSIMKNMATELCIILIGYFTLVPAIQEFCLFAVVGLVSDFFLQMFFFTTVLSIDIRRMELADLNRRLPAEAGLPPPKPGVLRPREVPPPPRPSPHTITLQAPAFRNLRLPKRLRVVYFLARTRLAQRIIMAGTVIWIGILVYTDPAGIRTYLAAQVSEQSPLGDPGGGGLPPHLGVAPVFRSGDPTRTFNIHPAPDPTPLPENQSQGHHGSGRARTLPQASHAVPQITWGAEDEEGWRRLSFRHWPSLFSYYNITLAKRYISILPVIPVTLHLSPQKAIETRHPQDTRHPPPPIPKVSADLQTDLTLYKVAALGLAAGVLLVLLLFCLYRVLCPRNYGQNGIAHGRRRRGDLPCDDYGYSPPVSEISPLLLRGHSMDIECLASDGMLLASCCLAGQIRVWDAQTGDCLTVIPNHGLRRSSSSSGCWEQRDGWDSMSGATETEGLGCDGHDGSGSGDGLSEDESYPLRRRAAPARPTLFTDQPDLTPLIDTNFISQPPSHLSTPPRGGFYFGGLVERAYMEHEPPSPSAYPSPSSASSSPPSGAPLQRTLSLGDAVSPLTHERPYAVGTQATADWESSVWAMELRGNLIAAGRSSGKLELWDAVEGLLRCSNEDGVSGITALAFLNNRIVAARLNGSLDFFTVEINKPLGLLQFTGGPGRGSLPPSPCYSSEDVISCQLTRSVQCAHQKPITVLRAAAGRVVTGSQDHTVRVYRLEDSCCLFTLQGHSGGITAIYIDQTMVLASGGQDGAICLWDVLTGSRVSLVYGHRGDVTSLVCTNSCVISSGLDDLICIWDRSTGIKLYSIQQEVGCGASLGVISESLLVTGGQGCVSFWDLNFGDLLQTVYLGQSSDGQGVRQLLVLDNAAIVCDFGSELSLVYVPSVLEKLD; encoded by the exons TTATCCATTATTGAGGCTTCCCCTGCCTGGAACAGGTCCTGTGGAGTTCACCACAGGGGTGCGCGACTACACCATCCCTTCCCATGAGCCTCAGGGAGACCTCGGTGAACGTCCCGACTGG TACCGGGGTCCTCCAGTTGCCTACATCCAGCAGGTGTTGGTGAAGGCTGCAGTGTCACCTTGGGACAGCAGTCTGGTGCCGGTGGATGTTTTTAGGTCACCACTGGGCCAAGTCTTTAGCCTGCTAGAGGAAATTCACAACCATGTCCACTCTGACAG CTCTGGGGCTCGCAGTCTGGAGACGTTGTGTCTCCAGGTGACAGGCCTGTTTCCAGGGTTACGGCGGATGCAGTCCGTGCTGCCAGAGCACGGCTGCCTGCTCGTCTCTCCTGGCAACTACTGGCAGAACCAGCGGGAACTGTTCGACTCGGACCCTGACCTCCTCAAGACTATTCAGAAACATGAACCTAAAGGCCTGCACACGTCGGCCACGCTGCGAG accTGCTGTTTGGCGTCCCTGGGAAGTACACGGGGGTCAGCCACTACAACAGGAAGAGAGTGGTGACGTACACAATCACTATAGTGCTGTCCAGCTATGATGCAAA GTTTCTGAGCAGCCTGCAGGCACATCTGACACAGCTCCATCCATCAGCCAACTGCAGCCTGAGAAACGACCACATGGTTCATGTCCACTTCAAGGAGGAGATTGGCATCGCGGAGCTCATCCCCCTCGTCACCACATACATCATCCTCTTTGCCTACATCTACTTCTCCACAC GTAAGATTGACATGGTGAAGTCCAAGTGGGGCCTGGCACTGGCTGCTGTGGTCACTGTCCTCAGCTCACTGCTCATGTCTGTGGGACTGTGTACACTCTTTGGACTCACACCCACACTCAATGGAGG AGAGATTTTTCCTTATCTGGTGGTGGTAATCGGTCTGGAAAATGTCCTGGTCCTTACAAAGTCGGTGGTGTCCACCCCCGTAGACCTCGAGGTCAAACTGCGCATTGCTCAGG GCCTTAGTAATGAGAGCTGGTCTATCATGAAGAACATGGCGACTGAACTGTGTATCATCCTCATTGGATATTTCACTCTGGTGCCGGCAATTCAG GAGTTCtgtctgtttgctgttgtgGGGCTGGTGTCGGACTTCTTCCTCCAGATGTTCTTCTTCACCACAGTGCTGTCTATAGACATCCGCCGCATGGAG CTGGCGGACTTGAACCGCCGTCTGCCAGCCGAAGCAGGGCTTCCTCCACCCAAACCGGGTGTGCTCCGTCCACGTGAggtccccccacccccacgaCCCTCGCCCCACACAATCACCCTGCAGGCCCCGGCTTTCAGGAACCTCAGGCTTCCGAAGCGGCTGCGTGTCGTGTACTTCTTGGCCCGCACACGCCTGGCTCAGCGCATCATCATG GCTGGCACAGTGATTTGGATCGGCATCCTCGTCTATACTGACCCAGCTGGGATTCGCACCTACCTGGCTGCTCAGGTGTCTGAGCAAAGCCCTCTAGGGGACCCTGGAGGAGGCGGCCTGCCACCTCACCTAGGTGTGGCTCCTGTCTTCCGTAGTGGAGATCCTACACGCACCTTCAATATCCATCCTGCGCCAGATCCAACTCCCTTACCCGAGAACCAATCGCAAGGCCACCACGGCTCGGGCAGAGCAAGAACCCTGCCACAGGCCTCGCATGCTGTGCCTCAGATCACCTGGGGCGCAGAGGATGAGGAAGGCTGGAGGAGGCTCTCATTCAGGCATTGGCCGTCTTTGTTCAGCTACTACAACATTACTTTAGCCAAGAG GTACATCAGCATTTTACCAGTCATACCTGTCACCCTTCACCTGAGCCCCCAGAAGGCAATTGAGACTCGTCACCCCCAGGACACAAGACACCCTCCGCCACCGATCCCCAAAGTCTCTGCAGATTTACAGACAGACCTCACACTCTACAA GGTTGCAGCTTTAGGCCTGGCTGCAGGTGTGTTGTTGGTTCTGTTGCTCTTCTGTCTCTACCGCGTTCTCTGCCCACGCAACTACGGCCAGAACGGCATCGCTCACGGTCGCCGGCGCCGAGGGGATCTGCCGTGTGACGACTATGGTTACTCCCCTCCTGTCAGCGAGATCTCGCCGCTGCTGCTGCGGGGCCACAGTATG GACATCGAGTGCTTAGCCAGTGATGGGATGCTACTGGCAAGCTGCTGTCTGGCCGGCCAGATCCGGGTTTGGGACGCGCAGACAGGGGACTGTCTGACCGTCATCCCAAACCATGG GCTGAGAcggagcagcagcagtagcgGCTGCTGGGAGCAGCGCGATGGTTGGGACAGTATGAGCGGAGCTACGGAGACGGAGGGTTTGGGCTGTGACGGTCATGACGGCTCGGGCAGTGGTGACGGCCTATCAGAGGATGAAAGCTACCCGCTCAGACGCCGCGCAGCACCCGCCCGGCCAACTCTATTCACGGACCAGCCCGATCTCACCCCACTCATTGATACAAACTTCATCTCCCAACCCCCCTCTCATCTCTCCACGCCACCCAGAGGGGGGTTTTACTTTGGAGGTCTGGTGGAGCGTGCCTACATGGAGCACGAGCCCCCTTCCCCTTCTGCCTATCCCTCTCCTTCTTCAGCCTCCTCCTCACCCCCCTCAGGAGCTCCGCTCCAGAGAACACTCAGCTTAGGGGACGCCGTCTCCCCCTTAACACATGAGAGGCCCTACGCAGTAGGGACGCAGGCGACGGCAGACTGGGAAAGCTCTGTCTGGGCCATGGAGCTCAGAGGAAATCTGATAGCTGCCGGGAGGAGCAGCGGTAAACTGGAG CTGTGGGATGCAGTGGAAGGGTTGTTGCGCTGCAGTAATGAGGACGGTGTCTCTGGGATCACAGCTCTAGCCTTCCTCAACAACAG GATCGTAGCAGCTCGGCTGAATGGGTCTTTAGATTTCTTCACTGTCGAGATAAACAAGCCTCTGGGTTTGCTGCAGTTTACAG GTGGGCCTGGACGAGGTAGCCTGCCTCCTTCGCCATGTTACAGCAGCGAGGATGTGATCAGCTGCCAGCTCACGCGCTCTGTACAGTGCGCTCATCAGAAGCCAATCACGGTGCTGCGGGCGGCCGCCGGGAGGGTCGTCACCGGCAGCCAAGACCACACTGTCCGG GTGTATCGCCTGGAGGACTCCTGCTGCCTCTTCACCCTGCAGGGTCACTCCGGAGGGATCACAGCCATCTATATAGACCAA ACGATGGTTCTTGCGAGCGGGGGGCAGGACGGCGCCATCTGCTTGTGGGATGTCCTAACAGGGAGCCGGGTCAGCCTAGTTTATGGTCACCGAGGCGACGTCACCTCGCTCGTCTGCACCAACTCTTGTGTCATCAGCTCGGGCCTGGACGACCTCATCTGCATCTGGGACCGCAGCACTGGCATCAAGCTCTACTCGATACAGCAG GAGGTGGGTTGTGGGGCCAGTCTGGGAGTGATCTCAGAGTCTCTCCTGGTGACCGGGGGGCAGGGCTGCGTCTCCTTCTGGGACCTGAACTTTGGCGACCTGCTGCAGACGGTCTACCTGGGCCAGAGCAGCGACGGTCAGGGTGTCCGACAGCTGCTGGTGCTCGACAACGCCGCCATCGTTTGTGACTTTGGCAGTGAGCTCAGCCTGGTTTACGTACCCTCAGTCCTGGAGAAACTAGACTGA